GCGGATCAACAACATAATCAGCCCCAAACGCACGATGCTGCCGCTGGAGAGCCAACGAGTATTGAGCAACGGGTTACTGCGATTATGCTCAAGCGTAATGGCGGAAACGATCAGCACTACCGCAGCCGCCAGCGCCCAGCCGATCCACGGCGCTTCGAACCACCAGTCAAGACGACCGAGCGATAACACCGCGCACAGCAGCGCCATGCCCGGCGCCAGCAAAAAGAAGGTGATGAAATCCTTCTTTTCGAACACTTTTTTACGATCTCCCGGCGGCAATTTCAGGGCGATCACGCAGCCCAGGGAGATAAGCGCCAGCCCCAGTTCAAACAGGTAAAGGCCGCGCCACTCATTGAGTTGCAGCAGTTCGCTGGAGAAGAGGCGGGCCATCGGGATCGCCAGTGAAGATCCTGTAATACCAATGGTTAACGCTTTCAGACGATGCTTCGCCGGCCACGCCTGGATCTGGTAGTAAATGCCGAGCGAACTGAGCGCGGCGGCAACCATGCCGTGCGCGGCGCGCACAAACATCGCCGAACTGAGATCGTTAATAAACAGGTGAAAAAAGGTCACCAGCACATACAGCACCAGAAACCCTTCCGTGAAGGCGCGTAGCCCGTACTGCTGGCGAAACTTTACCAACAGCAGGTTGATAGAGATATTGGTCATCACATACACCGCAGGCAGCCAGGCGATTTCCGTTGACCAGGCTGCAAACGTGCCCTGAAGGTTTTGCAGGTTGGCTGTCACCATGGCATTGCCGAGCGCGCCGGTCAGGCAGACCAGCAAGCCAACAATACCGTAGGCTATACGGCGCGGCGTACTGTGGTAAGGCGTTGAGGGAGAGCCCAGCAACATGGGCTTTTCGTGAGCGGCCCATTCGCGCGGAGTATAAGGATCGCTTTTCGGCAAACGCATTTTAACCTCGCTTTGCAGGCTTCCCTGCGTTTTGTTGTAGTCGGAGAGCGGTGCTGAAGGCAGCGAAGTTCGCAGTTATCCCTGAAAATCATTTCATCCACTGAATGATTAGGGGGCTAATGATATTACCGGTGCAAATAAAGCTGATGCAAGTGTATAAGAAAAATATAGATTACCTTCGCACGGCGATCTGCTTAAGTGATAAAAATAACCGACCATAGGTGACGCTGTCACAAATGACGATACCCTGCCTTGTCATATGGAAAAGTGCGTATGCAATCGGGCGCTGGCAGCAGGTTCCAGGCCTCTCTCCTTGAGACATTTTATATCATGTTAGAATAATCTGATGTGCGTGCTATTTAAATTAATCAGGTTCTCTATCTCTGCTGAGATATATGGAAGAATAATATTAATTAATGAGGTAATGGAATACAATTTACGTAAACCAGAATACAGTATTCCGCGCCTAAATTCGAAGCCCAGAAAGTTTCCAGGGTGACACACTGAAATTACTTGAGGTTAATAGCAGAGCTTACTGTGTTGTTGCCGCAAGGAGCATCTTCGTTCATTTTACAAGGAGTCTGGATATATGCCGCTTTATAATTCCGCTAAAGTTGACCTAACGAAGCCATCGACTTCGTTGCAAAGAAAAATACGAGGCGGTGAATTCCAACGCATTAAATATGCCTACAGTAAATATGAGGCTCGCACTGATTTAATGCTACCGGATGCTGAATCAATGCCAGATCTTTGCCATTCGGGAACCGAAAGAGCCTATGCGTTGAAATCATACTTAGCCACAAGTAATAATATACTTTTTAATCAAACGAAAGTTCCGGATTCTAGTTTTTTAGGTATCTTAAAGGAGCTGGAGAAAAAAATATTCCCTTTGGTTGTTAATGTTGTCAATAACATAAGTGGAAGTGCTCTGCGTTACGAAATTAAGGGTGCGGATATTTTTAATAAAATTAGATCTTGTACAACCGGAAGAAAACAATTTATTTTTTATGATGATGGTCATGCTATTTACATCGACATCTTTAAAGATGAGTTTAATAATATATCAGCGATTACTATTGATTCACTGAGTGCTGGGATGGGTTGGGGCAGCGATTTTACAGAGGAATTGTTTAAAGAATTTGAAAATAGTGGGCGATTATCAGCGTTGAACCTTCATACTGATGTGCAGAAAAGTGGGCTGGGTTGCAAATTTTTCAGTCTGCATTTTGCAAGAAGAGCCATAAAAGATCCTGCTTTAATAGCTCAACACATATTTAATATTGAGAATGCAAAGTATCTTAACAAGGATACATGTTATTCTTTGGATGTTAAAGAAACGGAGCAGATATTAAATGTGAATTATTATAAACATGCTCAATCTTCGACAAGATTGAAGTTGATGCTTCCTGAGAAGAAGAGTGAATTGCTCAGTGATGGTAAAACGCTTCTTCAACATCATGCAGATTTTAATGTAAAGAAAATTTCGTCAGGAAAACAGATAAACTATAGCAATTCCATTGATTGCTTTCGCAGAAAACAGATTGAAGCCGCGGTGCGTTATTACCAGGAAAAAGTCAAACAAGTCATTTGATTATTGACGAATGGGTTCCCGTCATAATGCTGCGTTCGCTGGTATTGGGGCATTTTCCTTAAAAAGGCGGTATGAGAGAATTACCCCTTCACCGGCTCAACCTTGCTGAAAAAATCACTGAACAGCAGAGTAGCGGCCGTTGCGCAGAGGAAATAATTAAACGCTACTGGCGCTACCGCGTGCAACCGGTGATGATTCGGAGTGATCCCCTGTTCAGTACCACCAGAGGCGTTAGTCTCTGACGGGTGTAGCAAAGGAGGTTTTGATGCAGATAACAACATTTCCCGCCTTGCCGGAAGCCACGCTGACAGCGGCGAATATGCTGGGTGAATGGCTGGCGCAAAATGATTTTGCCGGTAAACCCACGCCGGTGCGTGCGGATGTGGTGATCCTCGCGGGTAATGCAGTGATGCCGACTATCGATGCAGCATGCGCGCTGGCAGCGGCGCAGAACACGCCGCTGTTGCTCACCGGCGGTGTCGGGCATTCCACCACTTTCCTCTATACCGCCATTGCGCGTCATCCGCGCTATAACGTGCTGCGTACCACCGGGCGTAGCGAGGCGGCGATCATGGCGGATATCGGGCGTCGCTTCTGGAATCTTGATGAGTCGCAACTGTTGATTGAAGATAAATCAAGAAACTGCGGCGAAAATGCGCGTTTCAGCGTTGATTTGCTGCTTTCGCACGGGATAAAACCGAAAACGGCAATGGTGGTGCAGGACCCGACCATGCAGCGCCGTACCGTCGCCACGTTTGCCCGCGTCAGCCAGCAGTGTACCGACGCGCCGCACTGGTTAAGCTGGCCGGGCTTTACGCCACGCTTATGCAATACGGCGGCCGGGCTGGCCTTCCAGCCGCAGCAGGAGGGGCTGTGGCCCGTGGATCGCTATCTGTCACTGATGATGGGTGAAGTTCCTCGCCTGCGCGATGATGCCACGGGTTACGGGCCGAAAGGGCGTGATTTCCTGGTTCATGTTGATTTTCCTCCCGCCGTGGAAGCGGCCTGGCAGGTGTTGATTGCCGATGAGACTCTTGCCGCCGTGCTCGCCAGCCGTTCACTGTGAATAATGCCCGTTTGCGCTAAAGATGCGGCAAACGGGCATTATTCCTCTACGCTTGCCATTTATTTGTTGCGATCTCGCGCCATTTTTTATGAGTTCACTCACAAAAGCCAATGCAGCGCCTGAGCAATGCCCTGCGCGGGGATAGATTTTTAACAATAAGTTCACTTGTTAAAAACAATGCTATTACAGGAGCAAGTCATGACGGCACCCGTGCAACACCCGATGTTTATCGATGGTCAATTCATCAGCTGGCAGGGCGACAACTGGCTTGATGTCGTCAACCCGGCGACGGAAGAGATTCTGGCGCGCATTCCTGATGGCACAGCGGAAGATGCGCGTAAAGCGATTGCGGCGGCGGAACGCGCCCAGCCTGCCTGGGAAGCCTTGCCAGCAATAGAACGCGCAGGCTGGTTACGTAAAATCGCGGCAGGGATTCGCGAGAAAGCGCATGAAATCAGCGCATTAATTGTGGCTGAGGGCGGCAAAATTCAGCAACTGGCTGAGGTGGAAGTCTCCTTTACCGCCGACTACATCGACTATATGGCCGAATGGGCGCGCCGCTATGAAGGGGAGATCCTGCAAAGCGACCGGCCCAATGAAAATATCTTTGTCTTTAAGCGCGCCCTTGGCGTGACGACCGGCATTTTGCCGTGGAATTTTCCGTTCTTCCTGATTGCCCGCAAAATGGCGCCAGCGTTGATTACCGGCAACACCATTGTGATTAAACCCAGCGAGTTCACGCCCAACAACGCCGTCGCGTTTGCCCAAATTGTGCATGATGTCGGATTGCCAAAAGGGGTCTTTAACCTGGTATTAGGACGCGGCGAAACGGTTGGCCAGGAGCTGGCAGCCAACCCGAAAGTAGCGATGGTCAGCATGACCGGCAGTGTTGGCGCTGGCGAGAAAATCATGGCGGCGGCGGCGAAAAATATCACCAAAGTGTGTCTCGAACTTGGCGGGAAAGCGCCAGCCATTGTGCTGGACGATGCGGATCTTGAGCTGGCGGTGAAAGCGATTGTTGATTCCCGCATCATCAACACCGGGCAGGTGTGTAACTGCGCCGAGCGGGTGTATGTGCAGAAGGGGATTTACGACCGTTTCGTTAACCGTCTTGGCGAAGCGATGAAAGCGGTGCAGTTTGGCGATCCGGCGCAGCGTAACGACATTGCCATGGGGCCGCTCATCAACGCTGCCGCACGGGAGCGTGTGGAGCAGAAAGTGGCACGTGCGGTGGCAGAAGGCGCGCGCGTGGTGCTGGGCGGCAAAGCGCCGGAAGGGAAAGGCTATTTCTATCCGCCAACGCTGCTGCTGGATGTCCGCCAGGAAATGGCGATCATGCACGAAGAGACCTTTGGGCCGGTGCTGCCGGTGGTGGCATTCGACACGCTCGATGACGCGCTGGCAATGGCCAATGACAGCGATTACGGTCTGACATCTTCCGTCTATACCAAAGATCTGAATACGGCGATGAAGGCCGTGCGCGGGCTGAAATTCGGCGAAACGTATATTAACCGGGAGAACTTTGAAGCGATGCAGGGGTTCCATGCCGGGTGGCGCAAGTCCGGGATCGGCGGGGCGGATGGGCGTCACGGCCTGAACGAATATCTGCAAACTCAGATGGTGTATCTGCAATCCTGATGATGTATGGCCCCCGCCAGACGCGGGGGCGCATTTACACTTTGGTCGCTATCCATGCCATCATCAACTCCGGCCAGACGGCGGCTGGCAACCCCAGCGCATCACGAATACCAAAACCGTGTTTTCCCTGCTCAAACAGATGCATCTCTACCGGTACGCCAAGACGGCGCAGCGCGGTAAACATCACCAGGCTGTTTTCCACTTTCACCGCCGGATCGTCCACCGCATGCAACAGGAAAACCGGCGGTGTTTCGCTGTTAACATTCTGTTCGGGGGAATAATGACGCACCTGTTCGTCAGTCGGTGACTCGCCAAGCAGTTGCTGACGAGAAATCGGATGATCGATTTCGGCTTGCATGGTGATAACCGGATAGACCAGCGCCATAAACGCCGGGCGCGCGCTCTGGCGGTCGATATCGTCAGACGGTGGATAAACCACTTCGTCATAGCGCGTGCCGAGGCTGGCGGCGACATGACCGCCAGCGGAAAAGCCCATCACGCCGAGCTTTGCGGGATCCAGCCGCCATTCCCCGGCGCGGGCGCGGATCGTGCGCATAGCGCGCTGTATATCCGCCAGCGGCGCATCCGCGCCTTCTGCATGCTGATCTGCCGGAAGCCGGTAGGTCATCACAAACAGGGTATAGCCTTTGGCATTGAAACAGGGAGCCAGCGCGCTACCTTCTTTATCCAGAACCACACGACGGTAAGAACCGCCAGGCGTGATAAGGATCCCAACGCCGTTGGGGTTTTGCGGGGCGTAAACGGTGATTTCCGGGGCGCGAACGCCGGTGACTGAGCGGTCAAAGGGCGTTGGGCCGGTGTGAAACGTTTCGAGTTGAAAACGCACCGGGCTGGCGGCGGCGCCTGGCGCTTCTCCCTGCGGCCAGACGGGAAACGTACTGGCGTGTTGCACTGCGACCTTCATCAATGTCAATAAATCTTCCGGGCTGATATTTCTCATGTCTCGCCTCGCCTGATAACGCTTGTGCTTATTCGGCCTGCAATCAGCGCAGGCCGAATAAACGTTGCGTCATCCGGCTTATGTGAACGTTAAAGTGCGCGGTATTTTTCCAGGACGCGCACGAGTTGGGTGACAAAACCGTACTCGTTATCGTACCAGGAGACGGTTTTCACCAGTTGCAGATCGCCGACTTCGGTGATTTCTGTCTGCGTGGCATCGAACACTGAGCCAAAGTGGCTGCCAATAACATCGGACGAAACAATCTCTTCATCGGTATAGCCGAAGGATTCATTATTTTCAGTGGCTTTTTTCAGCGCCTGGTGGATCTCATCGACGGTGACTTTCTTCTCCAGAACCGATACCAGTT
The Kosakonia oryzae genome window above contains:
- a CDS encoding MFS transporter, giving the protein MRLPKSDPYTPREWAAHEKPMLLGSPSTPYHSTPRRIAYGIVGLLVCLTGALGNAMVTANLQNLQGTFAAWSTEIAWLPAVYVMTNISINLLLVKFRQQYGLRAFTEGFLVLYVLVTFFHLFINDLSSAMFVRAAHGMVAAALSSLGIYYQIQAWPAKHRLKALTIGITGSSLAIPMARLFSSELLQLNEWRGLYLFELGLALISLGCVIALKLPPGDRKKVFEKKDFITFFLLAPGMALLCAVLSLGRLDWWFEAPWIGWALAAAVVLIVSAITLEHNRSNPLLNTRWLSSGSIVRLGLIMLLIRIVLAEQNTGVFGWLQYVGLQNEQMTKLAWSILAGIVCGIVASCLTIKPQRLVWPIVISLVLMIIASLMDSHSTSLTRPNQLIISQFLLGFASAFFIAPAMLAGIGGVIAEPRNLVSFSVLFGMSQNIGGLLGSAILGTFQTWREKYHSSLLADQLTTLNPLVNERLQLYSQMYQSMLGDSSLLSTQAVTQLQTVSTLEANILAYNDTYLLTASIAAATLIWILWRLLRLNITARLALKRATGTK
- a CDS encoding YopJ family acetyltransferase, translated to MPLYNSAKVDLTKPSTSLQRKIRGGEFQRIKYAYSKYEARTDLMLPDAESMPDLCHSGTERAYALKSYLATSNNILFNQTKVPDSSFLGILKELEKKIFPLVVNVVNNISGSALRYEIKGADIFNKIRSCTTGRKQFIFYDDGHAIYIDIFKDEFNNISAITIDSLSAGMGWGSDFTEELFKEFENSGRLSALNLHTDVQKSGLGCKFFSLHFARRAIKDPALIAQHIFNIENAKYLNKDTCYSLDVKETEQILNVNYYKHAQSSTRLKLMLPEKKSELLSDGKTLLQHHADFNVKKISSGKQINYSNSIDCFRRKQIEAAVRYYQEKVKQVI
- a CDS encoding YdcF family protein, translated to MQITTFPALPEATLTAANMLGEWLAQNDFAGKPTPVRADVVILAGNAVMPTIDAACALAAAQNTPLLLTGGVGHSTTFLYTAIARHPRYNVLRTTGRSEAAIMADIGRRFWNLDESQLLIEDKSRNCGENARFSVDLLLSHGIKPKTAMVVQDPTMQRRTVATFARVSQQCTDAPHWLSWPGFTPRLCNTAAGLAFQPQQEGLWPVDRYLSLMMGEVPRLRDDATGYGPKGRDFLVHVDFPPAVEAAWQVLIADETLAAVLASRSL
- the aldA gene encoding aldehyde dehydrogenase — its product is MTAPVQHPMFIDGQFISWQGDNWLDVVNPATEEILARIPDGTAEDARKAIAAAERAQPAWEALPAIERAGWLRKIAAGIREKAHEISALIVAEGGKIQQLAEVEVSFTADYIDYMAEWARRYEGEILQSDRPNENIFVFKRALGVTTGILPWNFPFFLIARKMAPALITGNTIVIKPSEFTPNNAVAFAQIVHDVGLPKGVFNLVLGRGETVGQELAANPKVAMVSMTGSVGAGEKIMAAAAKNITKVCLELGGKAPAIVLDDADLELAVKAIVDSRIINTGQVCNCAERVYVQKGIYDRFVNRLGEAMKAVQFGDPAQRNDIAMGPLINAAARERVEQKVARAVAEGARVVLGGKAPEGKGYFYPPTLLLDVRQEMAIMHEETFGPVLPVVAFDTLDDALAMANDSDYGLTSSVYTKDLNTAMKAVRGLKFGETYINRENFEAMQGFHAGWRKSGIGGADGRHGLNEYLQTQMVYLQS
- a CDS encoding alpha/beta hydrolase; this encodes MRNISPEDLLTLMKVAVQHASTFPVWPQGEAPGAAASPVRFQLETFHTGPTPFDRSVTGVRAPEITVYAPQNPNGVGILITPGGSYRRVVLDKEGSALAPCFNAKGYTLFVMTYRLPADQHAEGADAPLADIQRAMRTIRARAGEWRLDPAKLGVMGFSAGGHVAASLGTRYDEVVYPPSDDIDRQSARPAFMALVYPVITMQAEIDHPISRQQLLGESPTDEQVRHYSPEQNVNSETPPVFLLHAVDDPAVKVENSLVMFTALRRLGVPVEMHLFEQGKHGFGIRDALGLPAAVWPELMMAWIATKV